A segment of the Streptomyces sp. P9-A2 genome:
GGTCTCGCCGGTGGTCTTGTCCTTGTGGAGGACCCAGCCGGTCAGGTGGATCGGGTCGGCGCAGCCGCCGGTACGGCGGATCTGGTCCTCCCAGCGCGCGTAGTCGGAGGCCGAGGCCACCCTCAGCAGGTCGCCGAGGGTGGTCGGGTCGAGCAGCGGCTCAGGCACGGGCGAGGCGCGATGCGCCATGCTGGGTTCTTCCTTCCGGTTGTGAGATCGGACAGGGACGGCTCCCGGGCGGCGGATGCTTGGCGGTATCGAGGCCGCCCGGGGGCCGGTCAGCGACGCTTGGCGTCGGCGTTGACGAGCGAGCGGATCACCAGGGCGCAGACGGCGACCGAGGCGCCGGTGATGGCGACCGCCAGGAGCATGGAGACCAGGACGGCGCCGACGACCAGGACGACGGCGGTGCCGCCGCCGACGAGGGCGAGCGCGGTGCCGGGGGTGAGTTGCACCGTGGGCCGGGGCGGTGCCGGTGCGACCGGAGCGGGCGGCGGTGCCTGAGTGCTCGGGATGACGGCGGTCGGCTCGATCGCCACGGTCGGCGAGGCCTGGAGGGTGGGTGTGGGGTTGGTCGGGACCTTCGGGCGAAGCATCGGTGTTCTCCTTTCGGGGCGGGCGACGTGGTGGCGGACTACTTGGTGAAGCTGTCGATGACGGGGGCAAGCACGCTGTCGGCGAGCAGGAAGCCGCCGAGGAGGAGTACGGCGATGAGCCACCAGGGCGGGCGGATGAGCTTGACGCCGAGGTAGCCGACGACCAGCAGGGCGAGCCAGAGCGGAACGTCCATGGGTCGGCCTCCTAGCGAGCGCGGCAGCGGTGGGTGCGGGCGGCGAGCTGTGCGGCGGAACGGCTGGAGTAGTCGGCGGACCAGCCGCAGTCGTCGGCGCTGCACACGGCGGCGTGCTTGGTCCGGCCGTGGCGGTCGCGGTGGGTGCCGATCTGCACGGGACCGATCCGCATCACGGAGTGGAAGAAGTCGCGGGCGGGCATGTCAGTCGGTCTCCTCTCGGGTCAGGGCCGGGTCGGGGAAGGTGGCGCGGATACCGGCGGCGGTGGCCGGGTCGGGGGTGCGCTGGGCGGCTTCCTCGGCGAGCAGGTGGGCGAGGTAGGGGCGGTTCGCGGCGGTCATCTCGCGGGCGCTGTCGAGGTAGTCGGCGGCGGTCAGGTCGGCCGGGTCACGGGTCATCGGCCGTTTCTCCCTTCCTGGTCAGGTGAGTTGGGCGGCGATGGCGTCGGCCAGGTGCGGCGGGACGCCGAGGCGGGTGCGGAGGGTGTCGGTGTCGATCGGGGCACCGGTGCGGGCGTGGTGGTCGTCGGCGACCTTGCGGGCGTGGTCGACCAGCGCGGCCGGGACCGGTACGGCCGGGGGCGGTTCGGCGGTGGGCAGGGCCGGGGGTTCATCGGGTACGGGGGCCGCGACAGGTTCGGGCACCGGGTCCGGCTCAGCAGCGGCGGCCGGTTCGGGCTGCACCTGGGGTGCCGGGTCCGGATCCGGGGCGGAGGACGCTGGCGGTGGCGACGAGGGGCCCGCGGATGAGTGGGCGAGGAGGGTGCCGCCCATGAAGGCCAGGGCGGGCCAGGCGGCGACGAGGATGCGCAGCCAGGCCGGGACGTCATTGAGGTCGAGGAGTCCGGCGGTGGCGACGTTGGCGCCGAGCGAGGCGACCAGGGCGATGAGGAACCAGCACCAGGCCAGCCGGGACGGCCCGTCGGTACGCAGCCGGCGCCAGGCGGCGACCAGGAGCAGGCCTACGGAGACGGGGTAGGCCCAGGCTTTCCAGCCGTCCTGTCCGGCAGCGGCGGCGAGGTCGTGCAGGTGGGCGAAGGACAGTGCCCCGGCAATGACGGCCTGGACGAGTACGGCGTCGATGCGGAGAGCGGGGCGGGCCATCACGGCTCCTTCCTGTGATGAGGCATGGCGGGGGTAGGGACGTGGCGCGAAGGGTGGTCGCGCTGACCGTGGCAGCGGGGGTGGGTCAGGCGGTGGCGGGGGCTGTCTTGGACAGCGGCACACGGGCCGACGGCAGCGGGGCGACCGCGGGCCGGAACGCGGCCAGGGCGGGCACGTCAGGGGTGCGGTCGGCGTGCTTGTTGCAGGTGTTCACGGCCTGGCGCAGCGAGGTGTGCGGGGCGCGGATGCGGTGCCAGCCGCCGGTGGAGTCCCCGGCGATGGCGATGCCGCGCGTCTCGGCGGGGATCTGGATGGCGGCCAGGACGGCATCCGGGGCGATGTCGCCGAAGGCCATGTTCGCGCTGGTCTCGTCGTTGACGCGGTGCGCGGTACGGCCGGTGAGCTGGGCGCGGAGCATGGTGATGCCCTTGCCGAGTTCGGAGCCGAAGCGCTGCCCGCAGATCTCCAGGTAGACGCCGGCCGCGCGGCCGAGCTGGGCCAGGCGAACCAGGGCGGTGATGATCCGGTCCCGGCGCTTCTCCTCCTCCTTACTGGCGAACAGCGCGAGTTCGGCCACCTCGTCGACCAGGACCACGACCGGCACCGGCCGCAGGTCTTCGGGCAGGTCCCAGATGTCGGCGGCGATCTCGGCATCCGGCACGTCAGCGGTGATCCGCTGCTCGGCCCGGATGAGCCGATACACCTCCCCCATGTGGGACACCAGCGCCTCCAGCAGCTCCAGCGCGGTATCCGGGTTGTCGGCCAGCGCGGAGAACCGGCGGGCCAGGGGGAACAGCTCCACCCCCTGTTTGCAGTCGATGCCGACCAGCGCGACGTGTTGCGGGGCAAGGCCGGCGACGAGGTTGCGCTGATAGACGGACTTGCCGGACTCCGTGGCCCCGAGGGTCAGGCCGTGCGGCACGGCCCGGTAGTCGCGGTAGTGGACAGAGCCGTCCTCCCGCAAAGCCACCGGGACCCGCATCGGACGGGCCTCGGTCTCGGCGGGCATCTGCACCCGCTTGAGCACGTCGTATCCGGTCATCCGGATCTCGACGACACCCGAGCGCAGCTCACGGGAGGTGACGCCGTACATCCCGAAGGAGTGGCGCAGCCGGTCCGTGGCGGCGGCGACATCGAAGGCATCCTGACCGGGTCGGAGCTTGAGCCGGAGGACCAGGCCGGTGCGGGTGGGCCGCAGGCGCAGGATGCGCAGTGAACGGGACTCCGGCACCGGACGGTTGGCCATCCGGGCCAGCGCCAGACGCCAGCGCGAGGGCGGGACCGTCAGGCCGCAGGCGTCCATGACCGAGGCGTAGCGGACCAGGACCCGCAACACGGCGAGGGCGACCCCGAAGGTCAGCCAGTACCAGGCGGGGCGCCGCCACCGCAGGAGACCCGCAGCGACGACGACCAGCAACAGCAGCAGTAAGACCGTCGGCCATGCCATGGCTCAGGCCGCCTTGGGGGCCGAGCCCGCAGCGGCCAGCGAGGTGACGGCAACCGCGCGAAAGGCGATCCCGTGCCGCTTCTGGCCGTTGAACTCGTTCTCCCACGGCCGGGCGATCAGCCCCGTGAGCGCGACCGGGGTACCCATGACCAGCTCGCCGGAGATGCCGGTCTCGGGGACGGTGATGGAAAGGATCTCCACCTCGTCGTTGGCCGCGAACATCACGTCGACCGTCATCAGCTTGACGCCGGTCTCCATGTCGGTGGCGATCTCACCGGTACGACGGTCCTTCACCTTCGGCTGCGGGGTCTTGGCCCTCTCTGTCAGCCTTGGGTGAGACGTCCCGCTTCGGCGGGTTAGCCTGAGAGGGCACGACAGGAGAACCACCCCCTCATGACCAGCAGCAAGTCCGCCGGATCCGACCCGGCTCCCCGGCCGAAGCGCCGCACTTTCAGCCCGGAGTACAAGCTGCGGATCGTGGCCGAGTACGACGCCGCCCCGCAGAACGAGAAGGGCGCGGTCCTGCGCCGCGAGCGGCTGTACCACTCGCATGTGAAGGAGTGGCGGGCAGCGCGGGATGCCGGGGCTCTGGAGAAGCTGGTCGACCAGCGTACCGGCCCGGCGAGGCCGAAGAAGTCTGCCGCCGAGGCGGAGAACGAGAAACTGCGCCGCCAGGTGGAGCGTCTGGAGAAGGAACTGGCGCGGAACAAGGCCGCGCTGGAGGTTATGGGAAAAGCTTCCGCGCTCTTGGAAATGATCTCCGAGGGCGCGGACTGAACGCTGCCGTCACCCCGGTGGCCGATGACGCGTTCACCGGCGTCGAGGGCGTGCTGGGTGTGACTGCGGCGTGCCGGCTGACCGGCCGCTCGCGGGCCACCCACTACCGCCGGCTGCGTCCGGCGCCACCACGCCGGCCCCGCAAGCCGCAGGTCCAGCCCTCGGCCCTGACGGCCGAAGAACGGTCTGCGGTACTGGAGTTGATGAACAGCGACGAGTACGCCGAACTGGCGCCCGCGCAGATCTGGGCCCGCGAGCTGGATGCCGGGCGCTACCACTGCTCGGTCTCCACGATGTACCGGATCCTGCGCGAGAAGGGCCAGTCCGGCGAGCGCCGAAGACAGGCCACCCACCCCGCCCAGGCGGTGCCCGAACTGGTGGCCACCGCCCCGTCGCAGGTGTTCACCTGGGACATCACCAAGGCGGCCGGACCGGCAAAGGGCATCTGGTATCACGCCTACGTCATCATCGACATCTTCAGCCGCTACATCGTCGGCCACACCGTCGAGGCCGCTGAATCGGCCGAACGGGCCGAGGAGTTGATCCGCGAGACCATCGTCCGCAACGGGATCGTGCCCGAGACCGTGCACGCCGACCGCGGCACCTCGATGACGAGCAAGAAGGTCTCCCAGCTGCTGATCGACCTCGGGGTGACAAGGTCGCACTCGCGGCCGAAGGTCTCCAACGACAACCCCTACAGCGAGGCCCAGTTCAAGACCACGAAGTACATGTCGGACTATCCCGAACGGTTCGACTCGCTGGCCCACGCCCGCGAATGGTTCGACGCCTTCATCGCGTACTACAACCACGAGCACCGGCACTCGGGCATCGGCTGGCACACACCCGCCTCCGTCCACTTCGGGACCGCCGAGGAGGTCCGCGACCAGCGCGCGGTCACCCTCGCCGAGGCATACGCCCGCCACCCCGAACGCTTCGGCCGCCGCCCCCGACCACCCGAGATACCCCAGACGGCCTGGATCAACGACCCGTCCAAGCGCCGCGAACCCGCACCACAAACCTCATAGCATCACGACCGTCTCACTGGACTTGAAATCTTCCGCTCCGCCGGGCGCGCTTCCCGGCTCCGCTGCGGGCGACGCTCCTGCCTCCGGCCCGCTCCGCCCGCGCTGCGCCGACGCGGGCCCACTGGTGGATAGGGCCGGTGGCCATGAGTCGATCACCGCATAGAGCGGCCCACGGCCAAGACGATGGTTGCGGACGCTGCCCCCTCCGGAACAACGAAGAGACCACCCATCCGGCCGGGGTGGTCTCTTCGTTCCAGGGCCTGTCCGACGGGTCGCGTCACCGACCCCGCACCCGACAGCACTGTCACCCGAATGGCCCAACATGACGTGCCACCCACATGGGTGAACATCAAGCTGATTAGTGCCCCAACCGAGGCAATCCGTGAAAGGCGAACCAAATGCGCATTCGACGAATCCTCGCCGCAGTCATCGCCACGGCAGCCCTCGCCGGACTCGGCCTCACAGGCGCTGCCACCGCCACCGCCGGCAGCGTCACCTCGCCCGGCAGCGTCACCCCGGGTGAGTGCACGGACGGCGGCGGAACGATCGATCGGTCGACGCCCGTGCTCCCGACCTGCAGGGGCGGTATGTACGACGGGCAGACGGTCGACTAAACCCCACTAGGGCCTGTTGCGAAAGTGGATCGGCGCCCCGCAGCCACGCGCTGCGGGGCGCTCCCTCGCGAGCGTAGCCGGGAGAGTCGCAGGGACTGTGCCGACCCGTCGGGCACGCCAGGTCCGAGTCGGCCCGGAAGCACGCGGCGGGCGGGAGCTCCCGAACGCCGTCGCGCGCGAGCGCAGCGAGCTGCCAAGGTTTGCGCGGCCGTAGGCCGCACCTCTGTTACTGAGGCAAGAAGCCGGGGGTTCCTTGCCCAAGCTCGCGGAGGCGAGCGAGGTAGTCCGCCTCCGGCGGGGGACCGGCCGGCACCGGGATGGAGGGGGCACCGTTCCCGACCGCGGGCCCGTAGTGGCGTGCGCGGGGAGCTCCCATCCCGACCACCACCGACCCAGGCAAAGCCGAGCAGACGCGGCCCCTGGCGTCCAGGTCGTTCGTACAGTGGCGCGCTCC
Coding sequences within it:
- a CDS encoding SpdD-like protein gives rise to the protein MLRPKVPTNPTPTLQASPTVAIEPTAVIPSTQAPPPAPVAPAPPRPTVQLTPGTALALVGGGTAVVLVVGAVLVSMLLAVAITGASVAVCALVIRSLVNADAKRR
- a CDS encoding mobile element transfer protein, whose protein sequence is MPARDFFHSVMRIGPVQIGTHRDRHGRTKHAAVCSADDCGWSADYSSRSAAQLAARTHRCRAR
- a CDS encoding DUF2637 domain-containing protein, which translates into the protein MARPALRIDAVLVQAVIAGALSFAHLHDLAAAAGQDGWKAWAYPVSVGLLLVAAWRRLRTDGPSRLAWCWFLIALVASLGANVATAGLLDLNDVPAWLRILVAAWPALAFMGGTLLAHSSAGPSSPPPASSAPDPDPAPQVQPEPAAAAEPDPVPEPVAAPVPDEPPALPTAEPPPAVPVPAALVDHARKVADDHHARTGAPIDTDTLRTRLGVPPHLADAIAAQLT
- a CDS encoding FtsK/SpoIIIE domain-containing protein, which encodes MAWPTVLLLLLLVVVAAGLLRWRRPAWYWLTFGVALAVLRVLVRYASVMDACGLTVPPSRWRLALARMANRPVPESRSLRILRLRPTRTGLVLRLKLRPGQDAFDVAAATDRLRHSFGMYGVTSRELRSGVVEIRMTGYDVLKRVQMPAETEARPMRVPVALREDGSVHYRDYRAVPHGLTLGATESGKSVYQRNLVAGLAPQHVALVGIDCKQGVELFPLARRFSALADNPDTALELLEALVSHMGEVYRLIRAEQRITADVPDAEIAADIWDLPEDLRPVPVVVLVDEVAELALFASKEEEKRRDRIITALVRLAQLGRAAGVYLEICGQRFGSELGKGITMLRAQLTGRTAHRVNDETSANMAFGDIAPDAVLAAIQIPAETRGIAIAGDSTGGWHRIRAPHTSLRQAVNTCNKHADRTPDVPALAAFRPAVAPLPSARVPLSKTAPATA
- a CDS encoding SCO3933 family regulatory protein, producing the protein MTERAKTPQPKVKDRRTGEIATDMETGVKLMTVDVMFAANDEVEILSITVPETGISGELVMGTPVALTGLIARPWENEFNGQKRHGIAFRAVAVTSLAAAGSAPKAA
- a CDS encoding transposase, yielding MTSSKSAGSDPAPRPKRRTFSPEYKLRIVAEYDAAPQNEKGAVLRRERLYHSHVKEWRAARDAGALEKLVDQRTGPARPKKSAAEAENEKLRRQVERLEKELARNKAALEVMGKASALLEMISEGAD
- a CDS encoding IS3 family transposase codes for the protein MTAACRLTGRSRATHYRRLRPAPPRRPRKPQVQPSALTAEERSAVLELMNSDEYAELAPAQIWARELDAGRYHCSVSTMYRILREKGQSGERRRQATHPAQAVPELVATAPSQVFTWDITKAAGPAKGIWYHAYVIIDIFSRYIVGHTVEAAESAERAEELIRETIVRNGIVPETVHADRGTSMTSKKVSQLLIDLGVTRSHSRPKVSNDNPYSEAQFKTTKYMSDYPERFDSLAHAREWFDAFIAYYNHEHRHSGIGWHTPASVHFGTAEEVRDQRAVTLAEAYARHPERFGRRPRPPEIPQTAWINDPSKRREPAPQTS